Proteins encoded in a region of the Cetobacterium ceti genome:
- a CDS encoding murein L,D-transpeptidase catalytic domain family protein codes for MKKFILSLVFFSSFNCYSKNISQSDELYKNMNLENIINKKVFQMALNGFNKISNKKNNLLTIIDYTKPSTEKRFYVLDLDKKVLLYNTYVTHGKNSGKIMAIKFSNIINSYQSSIGFFLTNKDPYVGSNGYSLRMVGLEKGFNSNALERNIVIHGADYATPEYMNHLGFLGRSLGCPAVPTKLSKNIIDTIKDNTVLFIVGDDDKYFSSSQLIK; via the coding sequence ATGAAAAAATTTATATTATCTTTAGTTTTTTTTAGCAGTTTCAATTGTTATTCTAAAAACATTTCACAAAGTGATGAATTATATAAAAATATGAATTTAGAAAATATTATTAATAAAAAAGTTTTTCAAATGGCTTTAAATGGCTTTAATAAAATTTCAAATAAAAAAAATAATCTCCTAACTATTATTGATTATACAAAACCTTCCACAGAAAAAAGATTTTATGTTTTAGATTTAGATAAAAAAGTATTACTTTACAATACCTATGTAACTCACGGAAAAAATAGTGGAAAAATTATGGCTATAAAATTTTCCAATATTATAAATTCCTATCAAAGTTCCATAGGATTTTTTCTTACAAATAAAGACCCCTATGTGGGAAGCAATGGATATTCTCTTAGAATGGTTGGACTAGAAAAAGGATTTAATTCCAATGCCCTAGAAAGAAATATTGTTATTCATGGAGCTGACTATGCAACACCTGAATATATGAATCACCTGGGATTTTTAGGAAGAAGTTTAGGATGCCCCGCTGTTCCTACTAAATTATCTAAAAATATTATAGATACTATAAAGGATAATACAGTTTTATTTATTGTAGGTGATGATGATAAATATTTTAGCAGTTCTCAATTGATAAAGTAA
- a CDS encoding FAD-dependent oxidoreductase, translated as MDKNYMEELEECYTPLLAIEEAARCLLCNDAPCSQSCPAGTDPGKFIRSLRFRNLKGAIETIRTNNVLGGICSRICPTEKYCQLACSRTGIDKPIEIGKLQQFLTDYERKIKFNPLKASPITKEKIAIIGSGPAGLAASAKLAQNGYDVTIFEKNEKFGGWLRYGIPPFRLGEDIIDYEISLIKNLGVKFINNFEFTKDMTINSLENNGFKAILIATGYDNGRMLPLFDKSNKVINAVDFLREIKSNETKRNIEENILIIGGGDVALDAATSAKLLGATNVKVVARENMDNFPASKGELKNARELNISIFDGFTPLDYSNDKVTFINDSKDTMTITPDKIILAVGQVSTLPEEIKTCKKSSVFFAGDIAQGDKTVVYAIKSGKEAADNIMEYLGGDR; from the coding sequence ATGGATAAGAATTACATGGAAGAATTAGAAGAATGTTATACCCCATTACTTGCAATTGAAGAAGCAGCTAGATGCTTACTTTGCAACGATGCACCTTGTTCTCAGTCTTGCCCAGCAGGAACTGACCCAGGGAAATTTATTAGATCACTTCGTTTTAGAAACTTAAAAGGAGCAATTGAAACTATTAGAACTAATAATGTTTTAGGAGGTATTTGCTCTCGTATTTGTCCCACTGAAAAATATTGCCAACTTGCCTGTAGTAGAACAGGAATTGATAAACCTATCGAAATTGGAAAACTTCAACAATTTTTAACAGATTATGAAAGAAAAATTAAATTTAATCCTTTAAAAGCTTCACCTATTACCAAAGAAAAAATTGCTATTATTGGTTCTGGTCCAGCAGGGTTAGCTGCTAGTGCTAAACTTGCTCAAAATGGTTATGATGTCACTATTTTTGAAAAAAATGAAAAATTTGGTGGTTGGTTAAGATATGGTATTCCTCCATTTAGACTTGGAGAGGATATTATTGATTATGAAATATCTTTAATTAAAAATTTAGGTGTTAAATTTATAAATAACTTTGAATTTACTAAGGATATGACCATAAATTCTCTTGAAAATAATGGTTTTAAAGCTATTTTAATTGCTACAGGATATGACAATGGAAGAATGTTACCACTTTTTGATAAATCTAATAAAGTTATAAATGCTGTGGATTTTTTAAGGGAAATTAAAAGCAATGAAACTAAAAGAAATATAGAAGAAAATATTCTTATTATCGGTGGTGGAGATGTAGCTTTAGATGCTGCTACTTCTGCAAAATTATTAGGTGCTACAAATGTTAAAGTTGTGGCTAGGGAAAATATGGATAACTTCCCAGCTAGTAAAGGAGAATTAAAAAATGCTAGAGAGTTAAATATTTCTATTTTCGATGGATTTACTCCTTTAGACTATTCCAATGATAAAGTTACTTTTATAAACGATAGTAAAGACACTATGACAATTACTCCAGACAAAATTATTTTAGCAGTTGGACAAGTTTCAACTCTTCCTGAGGAAATTAAAACTTGTAAAAAATCTTCTGTATTTTTTGCAGGAGATATTGCCCAAGGAGATAAAACTGTAGTTTATGCTATAAAATCAGGTAAAGAGGCTGCTGATAATATAATGGAATATTTAGGAGGGGACAGATAA
- a CDS encoding APC family permease — MEKLSRNFGFFTVFTTVVGMVIGSGIFVRASSIFQLTGAPGIALALWAVAGLVSLAAGLTIAELGAAIPETGALISWIEKVFGKKMAYIYGWTQVVLYLPATMAALGIVFGSQVSLFFGLNPDIYSIIIGIGTIIFLGILNSLSSKLGGHLQIVSTIGKLLPIFAIIICGFLYGAEHQSYNLTPFINLDPVPGKSLFVSLGAAMTAIIFAYDGWIGCGTLAGEVKNPGKTLPKAISIGLVLIGIVYIAINIAFLMVMPAGALAQTQTPANDVARILFGNLGEKIVGIAILISIFGTINGYMLTSIRVPYAMAIEGMLPYSEVLGKVDKKTGTPFNSSIFFVILSILFCFTGKFDLLADMTMFVIWIFYIMAFLAVIILRKKDPQLKREYLVPLYPITPIIAIIGGVYVIVATFLNMPYYSLGAIVLSILGLPMYIYLERKKSKNLVLEVN; from the coding sequence ATGGAAAAGTTAAGTAGAAATTTTGGATTTTTCACAGTATTCACAACAGTTGTAGGAATGGTTATTGGATCAGGTATTTTCGTGAGGGCAAGTAGTATATTTCAACTGACGGGAGCACCAGGAATAGCTCTAGCCTTATGGGCAGTGGCAGGATTAGTATCCCTAGCCGCAGGACTTACTATTGCAGAACTAGGAGCTGCAATACCGGAAACGGGAGCTTTAATTTCATGGATTGAAAAAGTTTTTGGGAAAAAAATGGCATATATATATGGATGGACACAGGTAGTTTTATATTTACCAGCTACCATGGCAGCCTTAGGAATTGTTTTTGGAAGTCAAGTGTCTTTATTTTTTGGATTAAATCCAGATATATATAGTATAATTATTGGAATAGGAACTATTATATTTTTAGGTATTTTAAATAGTTTATCTTCAAAACTTGGAGGACATTTACAAATAGTTTCTACTATTGGGAAACTATTACCAATATTTGCCATAATAATTTGTGGATTTTTATATGGAGCGGAACATCAAAGTTATAATTTAACACCTTTTATAAATTTAGATCCTGTTCCTGGAAAAAGTTTGTTTGTAAGTTTAGGAGCTGCAATGACAGCGATTATATTTGCCTATGATGGGTGGATAGGTTGTGGAACTTTAGCAGGAGAAGTTAAAAATCCTGGAAAAACTCTTCCAAAAGCAATCTCCATAGGATTAGTATTAATAGGAATAGTATATATAGCTATAAATATAGCATTTTTAATGGTTATGCCAGCGGGGGCTTTAGCTCAAACACAAACTCCTGCCAATGATGTAGCTAGAATTTTATTTGGAAATTTAGGAGAAAAAATTGTAGGAATAGCAATACTTATTTCTATATTTGGAACCATAAATGGATATATGTTAACAAGTATAAGAGTACCCTATGCAATGGCTATAGAGGGGATGCTTCCATATAGTGAAGTTTTAGGGAAAGTGGATAAAAAAACAGGGACACCTTTTAATTCTTCAATATTTTTTGTAATTTTATCAATTTTATTTTGTTTTACAGGAAAATTTGATTTATTAGCAGATATGACTATGTTTGTAATATGGATATTTTATATAATGGCCTTTTTAGCAGTTATAATTTTAAGGAAAAAAGATCCTCAGTTAAAAAGAGAATACTTAGTTCCTCTTTATCCTATAACACCAATTATTGCAATAATCGGTGGAGTTTATGTAATAGTAGCAACATTTTTAAATATGCCATATTATTCTTTAGGAGCTATAGTTTTATCAATTTTAGGATTACCTATGTATATATATTTAGAAAGAAAAAAATCAAAAAATTTAGTATTAGAAGTAAATTAA